A region of Asticcacaulis excentricus DNA encodes the following proteins:
- a CDS encoding 50S ribosomal protein L25/general stress protein Ctc: protein MADIVLDVEIRERTGTGGARATRNEGKVPGILYGGDKAPVAIAVKLNEFRKALYTGKLAGHLVTLKYGEETQKVIAKAIDFHPVTDVPVHFDLYRVDETQTIKINVPVHFKNHEASPGLKKGGALTVAFHELEIQVPAGHIPEDVVVDLSGLDIGASVHVGDLSLPSDVTAVPAKDVVIASITASAAEKSEEASA from the coding sequence ATGGCCGATATCGTACTAGACGTTGAAATCCGTGAGCGCACCGGCACCGGCGGCGCCCGCGCCACCCGCAATGAAGGCAAGGTTCCGGGCATCCTGTACGGTGGTGACAAAGCTCCGGTGGCTATCGCCGTGAAGCTCAATGAATTCCGCAAGGCGCTCTATACGGGCAAGCTGGCCGGTCACCTCGTCACGCTGAAGTACGGCGAAGAGACCCAGAAGGTCATCGCCAAGGCGATCGACTTCCATCCGGTCACCGATGTGCCGGTTCACTTCGACCTGTATCGCGTCGATGAAACCCAGACCATCAAGATCAACGTGCCGGTTCACTTCAAGAACCACGAAGCCTCGCCGGGCCTGAAAAAGGGCGGCGCCCTGACCGTGGCCTTCCACGAACTGGAAATTCAGGTTCCGGCCGGTCACATCCCGGAAGACGTTGTGGTTGACCTGTCGGGCCTCGACATCGGCGCTTCGGTCCACGTTGGCGATCTGAGCTTGCCGTCAGACGTCACCGCCGTTCCGGCCAAGGACGTCGTGATCGCCTCGATCACCGCCTCAGCCGCTGAAAAGAGCGAAGAAGCTTCCGCCTAA
- a CDS encoding glycosyltransferase — MPTAPQIVLTTFGSLGDLHPFMALGLALKRRGVSVVLASHPDYEGKVEAAGLKFLACGPSMETYRQNLGIDAAQIIRHFSQDHGFMLKHLVAPYIEQGLSELRPIVRQADLVVSSSYAYTAHLAARLEGRPFSTVALQPAVMLSAYDPPKLKDAPLVLSPRTELGRQYNRAIFWIGEKKLSGCLAPIRAIYAKYGVNMEISLGGVQSDQMTLGLYSPLIGDVAPDFPPHTEIVGFPFFDSEDGRRSELPPQLEAFLSAGQAPLAFSLGSTAVYDGEDFYRTAVKAAKALRQRAVLLVGGQSPLLNDDFGPDILCVPYAPHSLLMPRARVNIHHGGIGSTAQALRAGRPQLVTPVFGDQFDNGRRIERLGAGLSITFDRWHKHSAIRLLDRLLSDLAFTHKAQAASSIVAQEDGAERAAERLMQSLPVTV, encoded by the coding sequence ATGCCGACCGCGCCTCAAATCGTTCTGACGACCTTTGGTTCGCTGGGGGATCTGCATCCCTTCATGGCGTTGGGCCTTGCGCTGAAACGCCGTGGGGTCAGCGTCGTCTTGGCCTCTCACCCCGACTATGAGGGTAAGGTCGAGGCCGCCGGGCTGAAATTCCTCGCCTGCGGCCCCAGCATGGAAACCTATCGCCAGAATCTGGGTATCGACGCCGCGCAGATCATCCGCCACTTCTCGCAGGACCACGGCTTCATGCTGAAGCACCTCGTGGCCCCCTATATCGAGCAGGGCCTGTCTGAGCTGCGCCCCATTGTGCGGCAGGCCGATCTGGTCGTCTCCTCCTCCTATGCCTATACGGCGCATCTGGCGGCACGTCTCGAAGGCCGCCCCTTCTCCACCGTCGCCTTACAACCGGCTGTTATGCTGTCGGCCTATGATCCGCCCAAGCTGAAAGACGCGCCTCTGGTGCTGTCGCCACGCACCGAGTTGGGCCGGCAATATAACCGCGCCATCTTCTGGATCGGTGAAAAAAAGCTGTCGGGCTGCCTCGCCCCCATCCGTGCCATCTATGCCAAGTACGGCGTCAATATGGAAATCAGCCTGGGCGGCGTGCAGTCGGATCAGATGACGCTGGGCCTCTATTCACCCCTGATCGGCGACGTGGCCCCGGACTTCCCGCCGCATACCGAGATCGTCGGCTTCCCCTTCTTCGATTCCGAAGACGGCCGCCGCAGCGAACTGCCTCCGCAGTTGGAGGCCTTCCTGTCCGCCGGTCAGGCGCCACTGGCTTTCAGTCTGGGCTCTACCGCCGTCTATGACGGCGAAGACTTCTACCGTACCGCGGTCAAGGCGGCGAAGGCACTGCGTCAGCGCGCGGTGCTGCTGGTCGGCGGCCAAAGCCCGCTGCTCAATGACGACTTCGGACCGGATATTCTCTGCGTCCCCTATGCGCCGCACTCGCTGCTGATGCCGCGCGCCCGCGTCAATATCCACCACGGCGGCATCGGCTCCACCGCTCAGGCCCTGCGCGCCGGGCGGCCACAACTGGTCACGCCAGTTTTCGGCGATCAGTTCGACAATGGCCGCCGTATCGAGCGTCTGGGGGCTGGCCTGTCGATCACCTTCGACCGCTGGCATAAGCATTCAGCCATTCGTCTGCTCGACCGTCTGCTGTCTGACCTTGCCTTTACCCATAAGGCCCAAGCCGCCTCCTCCATCGTGGCGCAGGAAGACGGCGCCGAACGCGCCGCCGAGCGCCTGATGCAAAGCCTGCCGGTGACGGTTTAA
- a CDS encoding DUF2750 domain-containing protein, translated as MSVSAAQMTAFFNEVITSQVVWTICDEQGFPAPMTSAGQRSMPFWSQQSRAQRIIETVSAYQGFAVYRLSLQVFVEKWLPGLKADDTLVGINWSGIAATGYDLTPDEVMARMESKQIKG; from the coding sequence ATGAGCGTATCCGCAGCTCAAATGACCGCTTTCTTCAACGAAGTTATAACTTCGCAAGTGGTTTGGACGATCTGTGATGAACAGGGGTTTCCGGCACCAATGACCTCAGCCGGGCAAAGAAGCATGCCTTTTTGGTCTCAACAGAGCCGCGCTCAGCGTATAATAGAGACAGTGTCAGCCTATCAGGGTTTTGCTGTCTACCGGTTATCATTGCAGGTATTTGTGGAAAAATGGCTGCCGGGTCTGAAAGCAGATGATACCCTGGTAGGCATTAACTGGTCTGGGATAGCAGCCACTGGTTATGATCTAACACCTGACGAGGTTATGGCTCGTATGGAAAGTAAGCAAATAAAAGGCTGA
- a CDS encoding serine hydrolase, whose translation MLRTDRRSFLTLTAGLAAATALPAVAQTSDTAQIDAIVEAFMEKLALPGVAVAVIRPGQPDYVKGYGVRTLGKPDKVDVHTQFGVASNTKAFTAAALALLVEEKKVEWDAPVVRYIPEFKMYDSALTPLVTVRDLLSHRAGLGLGQGDLMLFPASDHTREDQLKGVQFLKPQYPFRSGYAYNNVMFTIAGLVIERVSGQTYERFVTERLLTPLGMADTVLGWPNVTGSNVAGRHARLTGPLRGMGDYKVVLPEETLSFSPAAGLVTSVTGILPWLHTQLKKGVMPNGQRLFSEASSREMWKPNTMVGAGMGPTSEMPTAALFRTYGLGWFIQDYRGLRLVSHSGGLVGQVTQQALLPEKGIAVAVYTNVEDGASGQIRNAILDLLIGAPTYDWLKAAVEGTAKAADKALADAPKAQPGGPSLPLSAYAGTYRDAWYGDVTVAVSGKGKTARLTLDFTRTPRLKGPLEVFGPDVFRTRFPVGWGEDAVVTFEVKDGKVAGMKLVAYSPLADFSFDYQDLDLRKI comes from the coding sequence ATGTTGCGCACCGACCGCCGTTCGTTCCTCACCCTGACTGCGGGCCTTGCCGCGGCGACGGCCCTGCCTGCCGTTGCGCAAACCTCGGACACGGCGCAGATTGACGCTATTGTCGAAGCCTTTATGGAGAAGTTGGCCTTGCCGGGCGTGGCTGTCGCCGTCATCCGGCCCGGTCAGCCCGACTATGTGAAGGGCTATGGCGTCCGCACCCTGGGCAAGCCGGACAAGGTCGATGTGCATACGCAGTTCGGCGTCGCGTCGAACACCAAGGCCTTTACGGCGGCGGCTCTGGCCCTGCTGGTCGAAGAGAAAAAGGTCGAATGGGACGCGCCGGTCGTGCGCTATATCCCCGAATTTAAAATGTACGACTCGGCCCTGACACCGCTGGTGACGGTGCGGGACCTGCTGTCGCACCGGGCCGGTCTGGGGCTGGGGCAGGGCGATCTGATGCTGTTCCCGGCGTCAGACCACACGCGGGAGGATCAGCTCAAGGGGGTACAGTTTCTCAAGCCGCAATACCCCTTCCGTTCGGGCTATGCCTATAACAATGTCATGTTCACCATCGCCGGTCTGGTCATCGAGCGGGTGTCGGGTCAGACCTATGAGCGCTTTGTGACCGAGCGTCTGCTGACGCCCTTGGGCATGGCCGATACGGTGCTGGGTTGGCCCAATGTGACCGGGAGCAATGTGGCGGGGCGGCACGCGCGCCTGACCGGACCGCTGCGCGGCATGGGGGATTATAAGGTGGTGCTGCCGGAAGAGACCCTGTCCTTTTCACCGGCGGCGGGGCTGGTCACCAGCGTGACGGGCATATTGCCGTGGCTGCATACCCAACTGAAAAAGGGCGTGATGCCAAATGGTCAACGGCTGTTTTCCGAGGCCTCGTCGCGCGAAATGTGGAAGCCCAACACGATGGTCGGGGCCGGGATGGGGCCGACGTCAGAGATGCCGACGGCAGCGCTGTTCCGTACCTATGGTCTGGGCTGGTTCATTCAGGATTATCGCGGCCTGCGTCTGGTGTCGCACTCTGGCGGGCTGGTCGGGCAGGTGACGCAGCAGGCCCTGTTGCCGGAAAAGGGCATAGCGGTCGCCGTCTATACCAATGTCGAAGATGGGGCGAGCGGGCAGATTCGCAACGCCATTCTCGACCTGCTGATCGGGGCGCCGACCTATGACTGGCTGAAGGCGGCCGTTGAAGGCACGGCCAAGGCGGCGGATAAGGCGCTGGCCGATGCGCCTAAGGCGCAGCCGGGCGGCCCGTCCCTGCCGCTGTCGGCCTATGCCGGCACCTATCGCGATGCCTGGTATGGCGATGTGACGGTGGCGGTGAGCGGCAAGGGCAAGACGGCGCGCCTGACGCTGGATTTCACCCGCACGCCGCGCCTGAAAGGACCGCTGGAGGTGTTTGGACCGGACGTTTTTCGAACACGCTTCCCGGTCGGCTGGGGCGAGGACGCCGTGGTGACGTTCGAAGTCAAGGACGGCAAGGTTGCGGGTATGAAGCTGGTGGCCTATTCGCCGCTGGCGGATTTCAGCTTCGACTATCAGGACCTTGATCTGCGGAAGATATGA
- the ychF gene encoding redox-regulated ATPase YchF, translating to MALKVAIVGLPNVGKSTLFNALTQTASAQAANYPFCTIEPNTGEVAVPEPRLEVLAKIVGSKEIIPARINFVDIAGLVRGASKGEGLGNQFLANIRDCDAIAFVARCFVDTDITHVEGRIDPLADLEIIETELMIADLESLEKRLPQLEKRAKSGGDKDAALTVSLIHAALAELRDGRPARVAYEKGKISKEDTKAWEMLQLLTSKPALYVCNVDEASASTGNDLSEIVSKRAAADHAKSVVISAQIESEIALLDADERQEFLETLGLEEPGLNRLIREAYALLGLQSYFTVGPKEARAWTIHVGDTAPQAAGVIHTDFEKGFIRAETIAYEDFVKFNGEAGAKENGKFRQEGKEYIVKDGDVMNFRFNV from the coding sequence ATGGCCCTGAAAGTCGCAATCGTCGGTCTGCCCAATGTCGGCAAGTCCACCCTGTTCAACGCCCTGACCCAGACCGCCTCGGCCCAGGCTGCCAACTACCCCTTCTGCACCATCGAGCCGAACACCGGCGAAGTGGCCGTGCCGGAGCCGCGCCTTGAGGTGCTGGCCAAGATCGTCGGCTCGAAGGAAATCATCCCCGCCCGCATCAACTTCGTCGATATTGCCGGTCTGGTGCGCGGCGCGTCGAAGGGCGAAGGGCTCGGCAACCAGTTCCTTGCCAATATCCGCGACTGCGACGCCATTGCCTTTGTGGCGCGCTGCTTCGTCGATACGGACATCACCCACGTCGAAGGCCGCATTGACCCGCTGGCTGATCTGGAAATAATCGAAACCGAGTTGATGATCGCCGATCTGGAATCGCTGGAAAAGCGCCTGCCGCAGCTTGAAAAGCGCGCCAAGTCGGGCGGCGACAAGGACGCGGCCCTCACCGTATCTCTGATCCATGCCGCTCTGGCCGAACTGCGCGATGGCCGCCCGGCCCGCGTCGCCTATGAGAAAGGCAAGATCAGCAAGGAAGACACCAAGGCGTGGGAGATGCTGCAACTGCTGACCTCAAAGCCCGCTCTGTATGTCTGTAACGTCGATGAGGCCTCGGCTTCGACCGGCAACGACCTGTCGGAGATCGTCTCGAAGCGCGCCGCCGCCGATCACGCCAAGTCGGTGGTCATTTCGGCGCAGATCGAATCGGAAATCGCGCTGCTCGATGCCGATGAGCGTCAGGAGTTTCTGGAAACGCTTGGCCTCGAAGAACCGGGCCTCAACCGCCTGATCCGCGAAGCCTACGCCCTGCTGGGCCTGCAATCCTACTTCACCGTCGGCCCCAAGGAAGCGCGCGCCTGGACCATCCATGTTGGCGATACCGCGCCGCAGGCCGCCGGCGTCATCCATACGGACTTTGAAAAGGGCTTCATCCGCGCCGAAACCATCGCCTATGAGGACTTTGTGAAGTTCAACGGTGAAGCGGGTGCCAAGGAAAACGGCAAGTTCCGTCAAGAAGGCAAGGAATACATCGTCAAGGACGGCGATGTGATGAACTTCCGGTTCAATGTTTAA
- the pth gene encoding aminoacyl-tRNA hydrolase, whose protein sequence is MFLVVGLGNPGTQYAKNRHNIGFMFIDRLIDRANFGPVRKKFQSEVAEGTVDTPKGPAKILAMKPQTFMNLSGNAVLEAATFYKIKPDHILVFHDELDLAPGRFRLKMGGGHAGHNGLRSIMGHLGPNFVRGRMGIGHPGQKELVHSWVLSDFYKAEDWVERLCDACVTALPLAILGESEKYMTEVMRLSPAPKFDPKKVVQ, encoded by the coding sequence TTGTTTCTTGTCGTTGGTCTTGGCAATCCAGGTACGCAATATGCGAAGAACCGGCACAATATCGGCTTCATGTTTATTGATCGCCTGATCGATAGGGCTAACTTCGGCCCGGTGCGCAAAAAATTTCAGTCCGAAGTCGCCGAAGGGACCGTCGATACGCCCAAGGGCCCGGCGAAAATACTGGCCATGAAGCCGCAAACCTTCATGAACCTGTCCGGCAATGCCGTTCTGGAAGCGGCGACCTTCTACAAGATCAAGCCCGACCATATCCTTGTATTTCATGATGAACTGGATCTGGCTCCGGGGCGTTTCCGGCTGAAAATGGGCGGTGGCCATGCGGGCCATAATGGTTTACGCTCCATTATGGGACATCTGGGGCCGAACTTTGTGCGCGGGCGCATGGGGATCGGGCACCCCGGACAAAAGGAACTGGTACATAGCTGGGTCTTGTCGGACTTCTACAAGGCCGAGGACTGGGTTGAGCGTTTGTGTGACGCCTGCGTCACGGCGCTACCTCTGGCGATCTTGGGGGAAAGTGAAAAATACATGACCGAAGTGATGCGTTTGAGCCCGGCTCCGAAATTCGATCCTAAAAAAGTCGTTCAGTAG
- a CDS encoding HD domain-containing protein: MDCQTQPVSKGTSRFPDAQALQKMMAARLAPSFAPHEALAEALLPHVLGSSDDGSHDVSHLQRVFKVAMTLCAAENGEAEIVAAAVLLHDCVQVEKNSPLRAEASRLSAEKASDILAAMGWEPARRKAAAHAILTHSFSANVAPETLEAKIVQDADRLDAIGFVGIARCFYTAGRMNSALYDPFDPKAEERELDDLSFALDHFETKLFKLKSGFQTAAGRDMADLRHARMKAFIEYLHEEI, from the coding sequence ATGGATTGTCAGACCCAACCCGTTTCCAAAGGCACCAGCCGGTTTCCTGATGCGCAGGCCCTGCAAAAGATGATGGCCGCCCGTCTGGCACCGTCCTTTGCGCCGCATGAAGCTCTGGCCGAGGCCTTGCTGCCGCACGTTCTGGGCAGCAGTGACGACGGTTCGCACGACGTGTCGCACCTCCAGCGTGTGTTCAAGGTCGCCATGACCCTCTGTGCCGCCGAAAATGGTGAGGCCGAAATCGTGGCGGCGGCGGTCCTGCTGCACGATTGCGTTCAGGTCGAGAAAAATTCCCCCCTGCGCGCCGAAGCCTCGCGCCTGTCTGCGGAAAAAGCGAGCGACATACTGGCGGCGATGGGCTGGGAACCCGCGCGCAGAAAGGCCGCTGCTCACGCCATACTGACCCATTCGTTCAGTGCCAATGTCGCGCCGGAAACGCTGGAAGCGAAGATCGTGCAGGACGCCGACCGTCTGGACGCCATCGGCTTTGTCGGCATCGCACGCTGTTTCTACACGGCCGGGCGCATGAACAGCGCCCTCTACGACCCGTTCGACCCAAAGGCCGAAGAACGCGAACTGGATGACCTCAGCTTCGCGCTGGACCACTTTGAAACCAAGCTGTTCAAGCTGAAATCCGGTTTTCAGACCGCCGCCGGCCGCGATATGGCCGATCTACGCCACGCCCGCATGAAGGCGTTTATAGAATATCTTCACGAAGAAATATAG